A region of the Candidatus Schekmanbacteria bacterium genome:
CTGCGAATCTATCTCGTAGTAATCAAAATATTGCCATTCGCAATAAGAAATGTGTTCTCAAACTGGCTTACTGCTGATTTCGTTTTTTCTATGAGTAGTGGATATTGTTTTAGGATTCCTTGTTTTTCAAAAATTGAAAGAACAAATCTGAGTTTTCTAAAGCCTGCTTTCTCAAGCCATCTTGTGCAGAAAGGACGTGTTTTATAATTTTCTTCTATAAATGCAAGAATTTCACGAGAATAGCTGTCCCTGACTTTTGCACCAACCTTCGAAAGCGCGAAAATCCCTCCGCCAGCTCCCTCGTAGATTTCTCCGCGACCGTATGTAAGGAAGGGCTCTACTGCAAAAGCAATTTCATCTAATATGGTTTCTGAAGGGTTCTTGTAATTTGGGATTGTGATTCCTGCGTGTATGGTGTCTTTTCCAAGTGAATGTCCACAAAGACCGCGAACTATGGAAAAATTGGTGCCATTATCAGAGTTGAATTTTAAGAGGGCTTCTTCTACGGCGATTCCAACTTCGTTTAGTTTCATTTTGGGTTTTACAATTTTTTCAACATTGGACAAAACAAGCCGATTTGCTTCAAGAAGATGCTTATGTTCCCCACCTGTTAAATCAATAGAGATGGCAGTGTCTGCGATGTATCCATCAACACAAACCCCAATATCTACTTTCAAAAGCCCGCCGGCTTTCTTTTCGCAAGACAAGTCTGGAGTAAAGTGTGCTGCAACCTCATCAATAGATAAATTGACTGGAAAAGCTGGAGTTGCTCCAAACTTGGCTATTTTGTCATCAATAGCAAGAGCTATGTCAATTAGCTTCATGTCTTTTTTTACAAAGTTTTCTACGAATTTTTTAATCTCTCTGGCAATATTTCCTGCACGAACATAGGAATCAATTACTGAATCATCCATTAAACAGAACAGCATAAAAGGTTTATAATCCTTACCCA
Encoded here:
- a CDS encoding type II methionyl aminopeptidase; this encodes MLFCLMDDSVIDSYVRAGNIAREIKKFVENFVKKDMKLIDIALAIDDKIAKFGATPAFPVNLSIDEVAAHFTPDLSCEKKAGGLLKVDIGVCVDGYIADTAISIDLTGGEHKHLLEANRLVLSNVEKIVKPKMKLNEVGIAVEEALLKFNSDNGTNFSIVRGLCGHSLGKDTIHAGITIPNYKNPSETILDEIAFAVEPFLTYGRGEIYEGAGGGIFALSKVGAKVRDSYSREILAFIEENYKTRPFCTRWLEKAGFRKLRFVLSIFEKQGILKQYPLLIEKTKSAVSQFENTFLIANGNILITTR